From the genome of Biomphalaria glabrata chromosome 1, xgBioGlab47.1, whole genome shotgun sequence, one region includes:
- the LOC106073436 gene encoding 26S proteasome regulatory subunit 8 isoform X3 encodes MLEILVQKMEVDENNHQGIKQYYISKIEELQLVVTERTQNLRRLEAQRNELNAKGLYKSVTILFTLSFLNRMIQTFFILKSNFVLCYIVRMLREELQLLQEQGSYVGEVVKPMDKKKVLVKVHPEGKFVVDIDKNIDMNQVTPNCRVALRNDSYVLHKILPNKVDPLVSLMMVEKVPDSTYEMVGGLDKQIKEIKEVIELPVKHPELFEALGIAQPKGVLLYGPPGTGKTLLARAVAHHTECTFIRVSGSELVQKFIGEGSRMVRELFVMAREHAPSIIFMDEIDSIGSSRLESGSGGDSEVQRTMLELLNQLDGFEPKQNIKVIMATNRIDILDSALLRPGRIDRKIEFPPPNEEARLDILKIHSRKMNLTRGINLRKIAEMMPGASGAEVKGVCTEAGMYALRERRVHVTQEDFELAVAKIMVKDSEKNISIKKQWK; translated from the exons ATGCTGGAAATACTGGTGCag AAAATGGAGGTGGATGAAAATAACCACCAAGgtataaaacaatattacatCAGTAAAATTGAAGAGCTTCAG TTGGTTGTCACAGAAAGAACACAAAATTTAAGAAGATTAGAGGCTCAAAGAAATGAGCTTAATGCTAAAGGTCTGTATAAGTCAGTTACTATACTATTTACTCTCTCATTTTTAAACAGGAtgattcaaacattttttattttaaaatctaattttgtTCTTTGTTATATAGTGCGAATGCTGAGAGAGGAGCTTCAACTTCTACAAGAACAAGGTTCTTATGTTGGAGAGGTTGTTAAGCCGATGGACAAAAAGAAAGTACTTGTAAAG GTTCATCCAGAAGGAAAGTTTGTAGTAGATATAGACAAGAACATAGATATGAATCAAGTTACTCCTAATTGTCGTGTGGCACTTCGCAATGATAGCTATGTTCTGCATAAAATTCTCCCAAACAAG gtGGATCCTTTGGTAAGTTTGATGATGGTGGAGAAAGTTCCAGATTCAACCTATGAAATGGTGGGTGGTTTGGATAAACAGATCAAGGAAATCAAAGAAGTCATTGAGCTACCTGTTAAACATCCTGAGTTGTTTGAAGCTCTTGGAATAGCTCAGCCTAag GGTGTATTACTTTATGGCCCTCCTGGTACTGGAAAAACTTTACTTGCTCGTGCTGTTGCCCACCATACAGAATGTACATTTATACGTGTCTCTGGTTCTGAACTTGTTCAAAAATTTATTGGTGAAGGTTCAAGAATGGTTAGAGAACTTTTTGTTATGGCCAG AGAGCATGCTCCATCAATCATTTTTATGGATGAAATAGATTCCATTGGATCTTCAAGACTTGAAAGTGGATCTGGTG GTGATAGTGAAGTGCAAAGAACTATGTTAGAATTGTTAAACCAGTTGGATGGTTTCGAACCCAAGCAAAACATTAAG GTCATCATGGCAACAAACAGAATAGATATTCTGGACTCAGCCTTACTCCGTCCAGGAAGAATAGACAGAAAAATTGAATTCCCCCCACCTAATGAAGAG GCTCGTCTTGatattttgaaaattcattCTCGTAAAATGAACTTGACAAGAGGTATTAATCTGCGTAAAATAGCAGAAATGATGCCAGGAGCTTCTGGGGCTGAAGTCAAG GGAGTCTGTACAGAAGCAGGAATGTATGCACTCAGGGAGCGCAGGGTTCATGTAACACAAGAAGACTTTGAGTTAGCTGTTGCAAAG ATTATGGTGAAGGATTCTGAAAAGAACATCTCTATCAAGaaacaatggaaataa
- the LOC106073436 gene encoding 26S proteasome regulatory subunit 8 isoform X2, producing MRVPAPYEIPGAFQDILESQETKMEVDENNHQGIKQYYISKIEELQLVVTERTQNLRRLEAQRNELNAKGLYKSVTILFTLSFLNRMIQTFFILKSNFVLCYIVRMLREELQLLQEQGSYVGEVVKPMDKKKVLVKVHPEGKFVVDIDKNIDMNQVTPNCRVALRNDSYVLHKILPNKVDPLVSLMMVEKVPDSTYEMVGGLDKQIKEIKEVIELPVKHPELFEALGIAQPKGVLLYGPPGTGKTLLARAVAHHTECTFIRVSGSELVQKFIGEGSRMVRELFVMAREHAPSIIFMDEIDSIGSSRLESGSGGDSEVQRTMLELLNQLDGFEPKQNIKVIMATNRIDILDSALLRPGRIDRKIEFPPPNEEARLDILKIHSRKMNLTRGINLRKIAEMMPGASGAEVKGVCTEAGMYALRERRVHVTQEDFELAVAKIMVKDSEKNISIKKQWK from the exons atgag GGTTCCTGCACCATATGAAATTCCAGGAGCTTTTCAGGATATCTTGGAATCTCAGGAGACC AAAATGGAGGTGGATGAAAATAACCACCAAGgtataaaacaatattacatCAGTAAAATTGAAGAGCTTCAG TTGGTTGTCACAGAAAGAACACAAAATTTAAGAAGATTAGAGGCTCAAAGAAATGAGCTTAATGCTAAAGGTCTGTATAAGTCAGTTACTATACTATTTACTCTCTCATTTTTAAACAGGAtgattcaaacattttttattttaaaatctaattttgtTCTTTGTTATATAGTGCGAATGCTGAGAGAGGAGCTTCAACTTCTACAAGAACAAGGTTCTTATGTTGGAGAGGTTGTTAAGCCGATGGACAAAAAGAAAGTACTTGTAAAG GTTCATCCAGAAGGAAAGTTTGTAGTAGATATAGACAAGAACATAGATATGAATCAAGTTACTCCTAATTGTCGTGTGGCACTTCGCAATGATAGCTATGTTCTGCATAAAATTCTCCCAAACAAG gtGGATCCTTTGGTAAGTTTGATGATGGTGGAGAAAGTTCCAGATTCAACCTATGAAATGGTGGGTGGTTTGGATAAACAGATCAAGGAAATCAAAGAAGTCATTGAGCTACCTGTTAAACATCCTGAGTTGTTTGAAGCTCTTGGAATAGCTCAGCCTAag GGTGTATTACTTTATGGCCCTCCTGGTACTGGAAAAACTTTACTTGCTCGTGCTGTTGCCCACCATACAGAATGTACATTTATACGTGTCTCTGGTTCTGAACTTGTTCAAAAATTTATTGGTGAAGGTTCAAGAATGGTTAGAGAACTTTTTGTTATGGCCAG AGAGCATGCTCCATCAATCATTTTTATGGATGAAATAGATTCCATTGGATCTTCAAGACTTGAAAGTGGATCTGGTG GTGATAGTGAAGTGCAAAGAACTATGTTAGAATTGTTAAACCAGTTGGATGGTTTCGAACCCAAGCAAAACATTAAG GTCATCATGGCAACAAACAGAATAGATATTCTGGACTCAGCCTTACTCCGTCCAGGAAGAATAGACAGAAAAATTGAATTCCCCCCACCTAATGAAGAG GCTCGTCTTGatattttgaaaattcattCTCGTAAAATGAACTTGACAAGAGGTATTAATCTGCGTAAAATAGCAGAAATGATGCCAGGAGCTTCTGGGGCTGAAGTCAAG GGAGTCTGTACAGAAGCAGGAATGTATGCACTCAGGGAGCGCAGGGTTCATGTAACACAAGAAGACTTTGAGTTAGCTGTTGCAAAG ATTATGGTGAAGGATTCTGAAAAGAACATCTCTATCAAGaaacaatggaaataa
- the LOC106073436 gene encoding 26S proteasome regulatory subunit 8 isoform X4 produces MADKKMEVDENNHQGIKQYYISKIEELQLVVTERTQNLRRLEAQRNELNAKGLYKSVTILFTLSFLNRMIQTFFILKSNFVLCYIVRMLREELQLLQEQGSYVGEVVKPMDKKKVLVKVHPEGKFVVDIDKNIDMNQVTPNCRVALRNDSYVLHKILPNKVDPLVSLMMVEKVPDSTYEMVGGLDKQIKEIKEVIELPVKHPELFEALGIAQPKGVLLYGPPGTGKTLLARAVAHHTECTFIRVSGSELVQKFIGEGSRMVRELFVMAREHAPSIIFMDEIDSIGSSRLESGSGGDSEVQRTMLELLNQLDGFEPKQNIKVIMATNRIDILDSALLRPGRIDRKIEFPPPNEEARLDILKIHSRKMNLTRGINLRKIAEMMPGASGAEVKGVCTEAGMYALRERRVHVTQEDFELAVAKIMVKDSEKNISIKKQWK; encoded by the exons ATGGCTGACAAG AAAATGGAGGTGGATGAAAATAACCACCAAGgtataaaacaatattacatCAGTAAAATTGAAGAGCTTCAG TTGGTTGTCACAGAAAGAACACAAAATTTAAGAAGATTAGAGGCTCAAAGAAATGAGCTTAATGCTAAAGGTCTGTATAAGTCAGTTACTATACTATTTACTCTCTCATTTTTAAACAGGAtgattcaaacattttttattttaaaatctaattttgtTCTTTGTTATATAGTGCGAATGCTGAGAGAGGAGCTTCAACTTCTACAAGAACAAGGTTCTTATGTTGGAGAGGTTGTTAAGCCGATGGACAAAAAGAAAGTACTTGTAAAG GTTCATCCAGAAGGAAAGTTTGTAGTAGATATAGACAAGAACATAGATATGAATCAAGTTACTCCTAATTGTCGTGTGGCACTTCGCAATGATAGCTATGTTCTGCATAAAATTCTCCCAAACAAG gtGGATCCTTTGGTAAGTTTGATGATGGTGGAGAAAGTTCCAGATTCAACCTATGAAATGGTGGGTGGTTTGGATAAACAGATCAAGGAAATCAAAGAAGTCATTGAGCTACCTGTTAAACATCCTGAGTTGTTTGAAGCTCTTGGAATAGCTCAGCCTAag GGTGTATTACTTTATGGCCCTCCTGGTACTGGAAAAACTTTACTTGCTCGTGCTGTTGCCCACCATACAGAATGTACATTTATACGTGTCTCTGGTTCTGAACTTGTTCAAAAATTTATTGGTGAAGGTTCAAGAATGGTTAGAGAACTTTTTGTTATGGCCAG AGAGCATGCTCCATCAATCATTTTTATGGATGAAATAGATTCCATTGGATCTTCAAGACTTGAAAGTGGATCTGGTG GTGATAGTGAAGTGCAAAGAACTATGTTAGAATTGTTAAACCAGTTGGATGGTTTCGAACCCAAGCAAAACATTAAG GTCATCATGGCAACAAACAGAATAGATATTCTGGACTCAGCCTTACTCCGTCCAGGAAGAATAGACAGAAAAATTGAATTCCCCCCACCTAATGAAGAG GCTCGTCTTGatattttgaaaattcattCTCGTAAAATGAACTTGACAAGAGGTATTAATCTGCGTAAAATAGCAGAAATGATGCCAGGAGCTTCTGGGGCTGAAGTCAAG GGAGTCTGTACAGAAGCAGGAATGTATGCACTCAGGGAGCGCAGGGTTCATGTAACACAAGAAGACTTTGAGTTAGCTGTTGCAAAG ATTATGGTGAAGGATTCTGAAAAGAACATCTCTATCAAGaaacaatggaaataa
- the LOC106073436 gene encoding 26S proteasome regulatory subunit 8 isoform X5 translates to MRYVLGTLATKIKSSKPTPCCLAGGLDYDKMEVDENNHQGIKQYYISKIEELQLVVTERTQNLRRLEAQRNELNAKVRMLREELQLLQEQGSYVGEVVKPMDKKKVLVKVHPEGKFVVDIDKNIDMNQVTPNCRVALRNDSYVLHKILPNKVDPLVSLMMVEKVPDSTYEMVGGLDKQIKEIKEVIELPVKHPELFEALGIAQPKGVLLYGPPGTGKTLLARAVAHHTECTFIRVSGSELVQKFIGEGSRMVRELFVMAREHAPSIIFMDEIDSIGSSRLESGSGGDSEVQRTMLELLNQLDGFEPKQNIKVIMATNRIDILDSALLRPGRIDRKIEFPPPNEEARLDILKIHSRKMNLTRGINLRKIAEMMPGASGAEVKGVCTEAGMYALRERRVHVTQEDFELAVAKIMVKDSEKNISIKKQWK, encoded by the exons atgagGTATGTGCTTGGGACATTAGCCACGAAGATCAAAAGTTCAAAACCCACACCTTGCTGTCTTGCAGGCGGTTTGGACTACGac AAAATGGAGGTGGATGAAAATAACCACCAAGgtataaaacaatattacatCAGTAAAATTGAAGAGCTTCAG TTGGTTGTCACAGAAAGAACACAAAATTTAAGAAGATTAGAGGCTCAAAGAAATGAGCTTAATGCTAAAG TGCGAATGCTGAGAGAGGAGCTTCAACTTCTACAAGAACAAGGTTCTTATGTTGGAGAGGTTGTTAAGCCGATGGACAAAAAGAAAGTACTTGTAAAG GTTCATCCAGAAGGAAAGTTTGTAGTAGATATAGACAAGAACATAGATATGAATCAAGTTACTCCTAATTGTCGTGTGGCACTTCGCAATGATAGCTATGTTCTGCATAAAATTCTCCCAAACAAG gtGGATCCTTTGGTAAGTTTGATGATGGTGGAGAAAGTTCCAGATTCAACCTATGAAATGGTGGGTGGTTTGGATAAACAGATCAAGGAAATCAAAGAAGTCATTGAGCTACCTGTTAAACATCCTGAGTTGTTTGAAGCTCTTGGAATAGCTCAGCCTAag GGTGTATTACTTTATGGCCCTCCTGGTACTGGAAAAACTTTACTTGCTCGTGCTGTTGCCCACCATACAGAATGTACATTTATACGTGTCTCTGGTTCTGAACTTGTTCAAAAATTTATTGGTGAAGGTTCAAGAATGGTTAGAGAACTTTTTGTTATGGCCAG AGAGCATGCTCCATCAATCATTTTTATGGATGAAATAGATTCCATTGGATCTTCAAGACTTGAAAGTGGATCTGGTG GTGATAGTGAAGTGCAAAGAACTATGTTAGAATTGTTAAACCAGTTGGATGGTTTCGAACCCAAGCAAAACATTAAG GTCATCATGGCAACAAACAGAATAGATATTCTGGACTCAGCCTTACTCCGTCCAGGAAGAATAGACAGAAAAATTGAATTCCCCCCACCTAATGAAGAG GCTCGTCTTGatattttgaaaattcattCTCGTAAAATGAACTTGACAAGAGGTATTAATCTGCGTAAAATAGCAGAAATGATGCCAGGAGCTTCTGGGGCTGAAGTCAAG GGAGTCTGTACAGAAGCAGGAATGTATGCACTCAGGGAGCGCAGGGTTCATGTAACACAAGAAGACTTTGAGTTAGCTGTTGCAAAG ATTATGGTGAAGGATTCTGAAAAGAACATCTCTATCAAGaaacaatggaaataa
- the LOC106073436 gene encoding 26S proteasome regulatory subunit 8 isoform X1: protein MRYVLGTLATKIKSSKPTPCCLAGGLDYDKMEVDENNHQGIKQYYISKIEELQLVVTERTQNLRRLEAQRNELNAKGLYKSVTILFTLSFLNRMIQTFFILKSNFVLCYIVRMLREELQLLQEQGSYVGEVVKPMDKKKVLVKVHPEGKFVVDIDKNIDMNQVTPNCRVALRNDSYVLHKILPNKVDPLVSLMMVEKVPDSTYEMVGGLDKQIKEIKEVIELPVKHPELFEALGIAQPKGVLLYGPPGTGKTLLARAVAHHTECTFIRVSGSELVQKFIGEGSRMVRELFVMAREHAPSIIFMDEIDSIGSSRLESGSGGDSEVQRTMLELLNQLDGFEPKQNIKVIMATNRIDILDSALLRPGRIDRKIEFPPPNEEARLDILKIHSRKMNLTRGINLRKIAEMMPGASGAEVKGVCTEAGMYALRERRVHVTQEDFELAVAKIMVKDSEKNISIKKQWK, encoded by the exons atgagGTATGTGCTTGGGACATTAGCCACGAAGATCAAAAGTTCAAAACCCACACCTTGCTGTCTTGCAGGCGGTTTGGACTACGac AAAATGGAGGTGGATGAAAATAACCACCAAGgtataaaacaatattacatCAGTAAAATTGAAGAGCTTCAG TTGGTTGTCACAGAAAGAACACAAAATTTAAGAAGATTAGAGGCTCAAAGAAATGAGCTTAATGCTAAAGGTCTGTATAAGTCAGTTACTATACTATTTACTCTCTCATTTTTAAACAGGAtgattcaaacattttttattttaaaatctaattttgtTCTTTGTTATATAGTGCGAATGCTGAGAGAGGAGCTTCAACTTCTACAAGAACAAGGTTCTTATGTTGGAGAGGTTGTTAAGCCGATGGACAAAAAGAAAGTACTTGTAAAG GTTCATCCAGAAGGAAAGTTTGTAGTAGATATAGACAAGAACATAGATATGAATCAAGTTACTCCTAATTGTCGTGTGGCACTTCGCAATGATAGCTATGTTCTGCATAAAATTCTCCCAAACAAG gtGGATCCTTTGGTAAGTTTGATGATGGTGGAGAAAGTTCCAGATTCAACCTATGAAATGGTGGGTGGTTTGGATAAACAGATCAAGGAAATCAAAGAAGTCATTGAGCTACCTGTTAAACATCCTGAGTTGTTTGAAGCTCTTGGAATAGCTCAGCCTAag GGTGTATTACTTTATGGCCCTCCTGGTACTGGAAAAACTTTACTTGCTCGTGCTGTTGCCCACCATACAGAATGTACATTTATACGTGTCTCTGGTTCTGAACTTGTTCAAAAATTTATTGGTGAAGGTTCAAGAATGGTTAGAGAACTTTTTGTTATGGCCAG AGAGCATGCTCCATCAATCATTTTTATGGATGAAATAGATTCCATTGGATCTTCAAGACTTGAAAGTGGATCTGGTG GTGATAGTGAAGTGCAAAGAACTATGTTAGAATTGTTAAACCAGTTGGATGGTTTCGAACCCAAGCAAAACATTAAG GTCATCATGGCAACAAACAGAATAGATATTCTGGACTCAGCCTTACTCCGTCCAGGAAGAATAGACAGAAAAATTGAATTCCCCCCACCTAATGAAGAG GCTCGTCTTGatattttgaaaattcattCTCGTAAAATGAACTTGACAAGAGGTATTAATCTGCGTAAAATAGCAGAAATGATGCCAGGAGCTTCTGGGGCTGAAGTCAAG GGAGTCTGTACAGAAGCAGGAATGTATGCACTCAGGGAGCGCAGGGTTCATGTAACACAAGAAGACTTTGAGTTAGCTGTTGCAAAG ATTATGGTGAAGGATTCTGAAAAGAACATCTCTATCAAGaaacaatggaaataa